Proteins found in one Haloferax litoreum genomic segment:
- a CDS encoding redox-regulated ATPase YchF — MSYKIGLVGKPSVGKSSFFNAATMNDVPEGAYPFTTIDPSIGEAYVRVECAAPEFDETCTPSVGYCDDGMRFVPVKLVDVAGLIPGAHEGKGLGNQFLTDLNEADVLVHVVDFSGETDIEGEATEGHDPREDIDFLENELDMWYLGILEKGIDRYRSGYHGEEKDIEVDLAEQMSAFKTNKDEIKQVILSLDIGLDPDEWDDDDKEALAREIRKRTKPIIIAANKMDKPVSQENYEEITSDPDYDHLTFTPTSAHAEKALKNADEGGVVDYQPGADDFDIVGDVSEEQEAGLEQIREFIGEYGGTGVQQSLEMALFDVMGAIAIFPGSANGKSDSQGVFRDCFILPEESTTEDFAYHLHSDIGDGLLHGIDCHSKRQIGSDHELEHRDVVEIISTN, encoded by the coding sequence ATGAGTTACAAGATCGGTCTCGTCGGAAAACCGTCCGTCGGGAAATCCAGTTTCTTCAATGCGGCGACGATGAACGACGTACCGGAGGGTGCGTACCCGTTTACGACTATCGACCCCTCCATCGGTGAAGCGTACGTCCGCGTCGAGTGTGCGGCCCCGGAGTTCGACGAAACGTGTACACCCTCGGTCGGGTACTGTGACGACGGCATGCGGTTCGTCCCGGTCAAACTCGTCGACGTTGCCGGTCTCATCCCCGGTGCCCACGAGGGCAAGGGTCTCGGCAACCAGTTCTTGACCGACCTCAACGAGGCGGACGTGCTGGTCCACGTCGTCGACTTCTCTGGCGAGACGGACATCGAAGGCGAGGCGACCGAAGGCCACGACCCCCGCGAGGACATCGACTTCCTCGAAAACGAACTCGACATGTGGTATCTCGGCATCCTCGAGAAGGGTATCGACCGCTACCGGTCGGGCTACCACGGTGAGGAGAAGGACATCGAAGTCGACCTCGCAGAGCAGATGTCGGCGTTCAAGACGAACAAAGACGAAATCAAGCAGGTCATCTTGTCTCTGGACATCGGCCTCGACCCCGACGAGTGGGACGACGACGACAAAGAGGCACTCGCCCGCGAGATTCGCAAGCGAACCAAGCCAATCATCATCGCGGCGAACAAGATGGACAAGCCGGTTTCACAGGAGAACTACGAGGAGATTACCTCGGACCCCGACTACGACCACCTCACGTTCACGCCCACGAGCGCACACGCGGAGAAGGCGCTAAAGAACGCCGACGAAGGCGGTGTCGTCGACTATCAACCCGGCGCGGACGACTTCGACATCGTCGGCGACGTGAGCGAAGAACAGGAGGCCGGTCTCGAACAGATTCGTGAGTTCATCGGCGAGTACGGCGGCACGGGCGTCCAGCAGTCTCTGGAGATGGCGCTGTTCGACGTGATGGGCGCAATCGCAATCTTCCCCGGCAGCGCCAACGGGAAGTCCGACTCACAGGGCGTCTTTCGCGACTGCTTCATCCTCCCCGAAGAGTCGACGACCGAAGACTTCGCGTACCACCTCCACTCCGACATCGGCGATGGCCTCCTCCACGGCATCGACTGTCACTCGAAGCGCCAAATCGGGTCGGACCACGAACTCGAACACCGCGACGTTGTCGAGATAATCTCGACGAACTGA